Proteins encoded by one window of Streptococcus sanguinis:
- a CDS encoding ATP-dependent Clp protease proteolytic subunit, with amino-acid sequence MIPVVIEQTSRGERSYDIYSRLLKDRIIMLTGPVEDNMANSVIAQLLFLDAQDNTKDIYLYVNTPGGSVSAGLAIVDTMNFIKSDVQTIVMGVAASMGTIIASSGAKGKRFMLPNAEYLIHQPMGGAGSGTQQTDMAIVAEHLLRTRNTLEKILAENSGKSVEQIHKDAERDYWMSAQETLEYGFIDEIMENSNLN; translated from the coding sequence ATGATTCCTGTAGTTATTGAACAAACCAGCCGAGGAGAACGCTCCTATGATATTTACTCCCGGCTATTAAAAGACCGCATTATCATGCTGACTGGCCCAGTAGAGGATAATATGGCTAATTCAGTCATTGCCCAGCTCCTTTTCTTGGATGCACAGGACAATACTAAAGATATTTATCTCTATGTAAATACGCCGGGGGGATCCGTTTCAGCAGGTCTGGCTATTGTGGATACTATGAACTTCATCAAGTCTGATGTTCAGACCATTGTTATGGGTGTAGCTGCCAGCATGGGAACAATCATTGCTTCCAGTGGTGCTAAGGGCAAACGCTTCATGCTTCCAAATGCAGAATATCTGATTCACCAGCCGATGGGCGGAGCTGGAAGCGGCACTCAGCAAACGGATATGGCCATTGTAGCTGAACACTTGCTTAGAACTCGTAATACCTTGGAAAAAATCTTAGCTGAAAACTCTGGCAAGTCCGTTGAGCAAATCCACAAAGATGCAGAACGCGATTACTGGATGAGCGCTCAAGAAACCTTGGAATACGGCTTTATTGACGAAATCATGGAAAATAGCAACTTGAACTAA
- a CDS encoding putative polysaccharide biosynthesis protein — protein MSQETTSQQQQMLRGTAWLTASNFISRLLGAIYIIPWYIWMGKHGAEANGLFTMGYNIYAWFLLISTAGVPVAVAKQVAKYNTIDKEEHSFTLIREFLKFMLLLGAVFAVIMYLLSPVFASMSGGGSDLVPVMQSLSLAVLIFPSMSVIRGFFQGFNNLKPYAISQIAEQVIRVIWMLLTAFFIMKIGSGNYVEAVTQSTFAAFIGMLASMAVLAFYLWKTGMLISILHKPANAGEINGRALLWDTIREAIPFIITGSAIQLFQIIDQATFIHVMGWISKYSKSELLVQFAYFSANPNKITMILIAVATSIGGVGIPLLTENYVKGDFRSAARLVQDNLSMLIFFILPATIGAVLVAEPLYTVFYGKPDGLALGLFIFAMLQTIILSLYTVLAPMIQALFQNRKAIIYFLYGVGVKLVLQVPLIYIFKAYGPLLATTVGLIIPILLMYQEIRKVTGLNPKNLFKRSLLSVILTVLMIIFVLVAELLIGLFLHPSGRISSFVYIALIGGIGLAVYGGLALKVRLMDRFIGSKAASLRRRFHIY, from the coding sequence ACAACAAGCCAGCAGCAGCAGATGCTGCGGGGAACTGCCTGGCTAACTGCCAGCAATTTTATCAGTCGTCTTCTGGGGGCCATCTATATCATTCCTTGGTATATCTGGATGGGCAAGCACGGCGCCGAGGCCAACGGCCTTTTTACTATGGGCTACAATATCTATGCCTGGTTTTTACTGATTTCTACAGCCGGCGTGCCAGTGGCAGTGGCCAAGCAGGTAGCTAAGTACAATACCATTGACAAGGAAGAGCATAGCTTTACTCTCATTCGAGAGTTTCTCAAGTTTATGCTGCTTTTGGGAGCTGTCTTTGCAGTGATTATGTACCTGCTCTCACCAGTTTTCGCTTCTATGTCAGGCGGTGGTTCAGACTTGGTTCCAGTCATGCAGAGTCTGTCTCTGGCCGTTTTGATATTCCCATCGATGAGTGTTATCCGAGGTTTTTTCCAAGGTTTTAACAATCTCAAGCCTTATGCCATCAGTCAGATTGCGGAGCAGGTCATTCGGGTTATCTGGATGCTGCTGACAGCCTTTTTTATCATGAAAATCGGCTCTGGCAACTATGTAGAAGCGGTTACCCAGTCAACATTTGCAGCATTTATCGGTATGCTGGCTAGCATGGCTGTCTTAGCCTTCTATCTCTGGAAGACAGGGATGCTGATTTCCATCCTTCATAAGCCTGCTAATGCAGGGGAGATCAATGGCCGTGCCCTCCTCTGGGATACCATTCGTGAAGCCATTCCTTTCATTATCACAGGATCTGCCATTCAGCTTTTTCAGATTATTGACCAAGCTACCTTTATCCATGTCATGGGCTGGATTAGCAAGTACAGCAAATCCGAGCTGCTGGTTCAGTTTGCCTATTTCTCAGCCAATCCTAATAAAATTACCATGATTTTAATTGCAGTGGCTACCTCTATCGGCGGTGTCGGGATTCCTCTCTTGACTGAGAACTATGTCAAAGGTGATTTCCGATCGGCTGCACGCTTGGTGCAGGATAATCTTAGTATGCTGATTTTCTTTATCTTGCCAGCAACCATTGGTGCTGTTTTGGTAGCGGAACCTCTGTATACTGTTTTCTATGGCAAGCCAGATGGTCTAGCACTAGGGCTTTTCATCTTTGCTATGCTGCAGACCATTATCCTCAGTCTATATACGGTGTTGGCTCCGATGATTCAAGCCCTCTTCCAAAATCGAAAAGCTATTATTTACTTCCTCTATGGAGTAGGAGTCAAGCTGGTGCTGCAAGTACCCTTGATTTATATTTTCAAAGCTTATGGTCCTCTTCTTGCGACGACAGTTGGCTTGATTATCCCAATCCTGCTCATGTATCAGGAAATTCGCAAGGTAACAGGTCTGAATCCTAAGAATCTCTTTAAGCGGAGCCTCCTGTCAGTGATTCTGACAGTTCTGATGATCATCTTTGTCTTGGTGGCAGAGCTGCTCATTGGACTCTTCCTACATCCAAGCGGTCGGATTTCCAGCTTTGTCTATATCGCTCTGATTGGCGGTATCGGCCTTGCTGTCTATGGCGGTCTGGCGCTCAAAGTTCGCCTTATGGATCGCTTTATCGGTTCAAAAGCGGCTAGTCTGCGACGACGCTTTCATATCTATTAA
- the upp gene encoding uracil phosphoribosyltransferase, protein MGKLEVIAHPLIQHKLSILRRTDTSTKAFRELVDEIAMLMGYEVLRDLPLEDVEIETPITKTVQKQIAGKKLAIVPILRAGIGMVDGLLSLVPAAKVGHIGMYRDEETLKPVEYLVKLPEDIDQRQIFVVDPMLATGGSAILAVDSLKKRGASHITFVCLVSAPEGVKALQEAHPDVDIFTAALDDHLNDHGYIVPGLGDAGDRLFGTK, encoded by the coding sequence ATGGGAAAACTTGAAGTTATCGCTCATCCACTAATTCAGCATAAATTGTCTATCTTGCGTCGTACAGATACCTCTACCAAGGCTTTTCGCGAATTAGTTGATGAAATCGCAATGCTCATGGGATATGAAGTTTTGCGCGATTTACCACTTGAAGATGTAGAAATTGAAACACCGATTACGAAAACAGTTCAAAAGCAGATTGCAGGGAAAAAATTAGCTATTGTACCAATCCTGCGGGCTGGTATTGGCATGGTGGATGGACTTCTGAGCTTGGTTCCAGCAGCTAAAGTTGGGCATATCGGAATGTACCGTGATGAAGAAACTTTGAAGCCGGTTGAGTATCTGGTCAAGTTGCCAGAAGATATTGACCAACGTCAGATTTTCGTTGTAGATCCAATGTTGGCTACGGGTGGTTCTGCTATCTTGGCTGTGGATTCTCTGAAGAAACGTGGTGCTAGCCATATTACATTTGTCTGCTTGGTTTCAGCGCCTGAAGGAGTAAAAGCCTTGCAGGAAGCTCATCCAGATGTTGATATTTTCACAGCTGCTCTGGATGATCATCTCAATGATCATGGTTATATCGTACCAGGACTAGGAGATGCAGGAGATCGTCTTTTCGGGACCAAGTAA
- a CDS encoding YlbG family protein, with the protein MIEREERVGLIVYLYYNRDAKKLANFGDIIYHSKKHRYLHLYVNQEDAQNLQENLPKERYVKQVRISHIKELDQNFVGSLYREQENVII; encoded by the coding sequence ATGATAGAGAGAGAAGAAAGAGTGGGCTTGATTGTCTATCTTTACTATAATCGAGATGCCAAAAAACTGGCGAACTTCGGTGATATTATTTATCATTCTAAGAAGCATCGTTATCTGCATCTCTATGTCAATCAAGAGGACGCCCAGAACCTACAGGAGAATCTGCCCAAGGAGCGCTATGTTAAGCAAGTTCGGATTTCTCACATAAAAGAACTAGATCAAAACTTTGTTGGAAGCCTGTATAGAGAGCAAGAAAACGTTATCATTTGA
- a CDS encoding glutathione S-transferase family protein encodes MKLWYSSTSPFARKVYVTILHHHLEEQVDIQKVQVAFDRNSPHNQDNPLGRIPAFQASSGEWLYGSDLISQYLDELGQEVSLFPNGMDKWHVLNILSIAEGILENTMPIVAEKFFHEKEHWWKDRHQQIEERNIRSLSLLEKLATEQGLSLNIATIQVVALVDWWNLREEVIGFSLKENFPELQDWTQKMNATFDVLQASWDF; translated from the coding sequence ATGAAGTTGTGGTATTCTAGTACCAGTCCTTTTGCGCGTAAAGTATATGTTACAATTTTACATCATCATTTAGAGGAGCAAGTGGATATTCAGAAAGTTCAGGTGGCTTTTGATAGAAATTCACCGCACAATCAAGATAATCCTTTAGGTAGAATTCCTGCTTTTCAAGCTTCCAGTGGAGAATGGTTATATGGTAGTGATTTAATTTCTCAATATTTAGACGAACTAGGTCAGGAAGTCTCACTTTTCCCCAATGGAATGGATAAATGGCATGTTTTAAATATACTGTCCATTGCTGAAGGAATTTTGGAAAATACAATGCCGATTGTTGCGGAAAAATTTTTCCATGAAAAAGAACATTGGTGGAAAGACAGACATCAGCAAATTGAAGAGAGAAATATACGGAGTTTGTCTTTGTTAGAGAAACTGGCTACTGAGCAAGGGCTCTCTTTAAATATTGCAACAATCCAAGTAGTTGCTCTTGTAGATTGGTGGAATTTACGTGAAGAAGTTATTGGATTTTCTTTAAAAGAAAATTTTCCAGAATTGCAAGATTGGACACAGAAGATGAATGCCACTTTTGACGTCTTGCAGGCATCTTGGGACTTTTAA
- the mgtA gene encoding magnesium-translocating P-type ATPase, with amino-acid sequence MKTVKERLVAALQLPVKETLVFYKSSFRGLTEEQVEENRDLYGENIITKGQEDSILKKIYESIINPFTVILLVIALVSLVTNVWLAKPGEEDPTTSIIIVVLVLISGGIRFVQELRSDRAASNLSRLIVNTATVIREGAEQELPIDELVVGDIIKLSAGDMIPADVLLLDSRDFFVQQSGLTGESDAVEKVCLAKSDGQNLDSLLETESLAFMGTNVISGRATALVLVVGDETMMGAIEQTLNTYDEPTSFEREMNSISWLLIRLMLVMVPVVFFINGLTDGDWLEAGVFALSVGVGLTPEMLPMIITASLAKGSIIMAQEKVVIKKLNAIQDLGAIDILCTDKTGTLTQDEIVLEYPLDIHGDLDLAVLRRAFLNSYYQTGLKNLMDRAIINRTEKEAEKHEIVRNLDQTFKKIDELPFDFERRRMSVIVKDDEDVISMVTKGALEEMLAISSHVEYKKRITELTEEIRQEILAEVAQLNEQGLRVLGVSYKSDLEEDYDYEVKDESNMILTGYLAFLDPPKSSAAPAIETLAEYGVATKILTGDNDKVTQAVCQKVGLDVDNILLGVEVDALSDEELSQAVEHTTVFAKLSPDQKARIILQLKANGHKVGYMGDGINDAPSMKVADVGISVDTAVDIAKETADVILLDKDLMVLEKGLVEGRKVYANMTKYIKMTVSSNFGNIFSLLFASIFLPFLPMAPVHLIVLNLVYDLSCIALPFDNVDSEFLKRPRIWSANSITRFMAWIGPISSIFDVLTYLALYFIIVPMITGSSYQAGTEQAATFITLFQTGWFIESMWTQTMVIYMLRSPKLPFVQSRPALSVIVTTMAAALFVTSLPYSLFASVLKTAPLNGTYFLFLFLIIALYMVSVTLVKHLYIKRYREWL; translated from the coding sequence ATGAAAACAGTAAAAGAAAGATTAGTTGCTGCGCTGCAGCTTCCTGTAAAAGAAACTCTGGTATTTTACAAGAGTTCCTTTCGCGGCCTGACAGAAGAGCAGGTCGAAGAAAATCGTGACCTCTATGGTGAAAATATCATCACAAAGGGTCAGGAAGACTCTATTCTAAAGAAAATTTACGAGTCTATCATTAACCCCTTTACAGTCATCTTATTGGTGATTGCCCTCGTGTCCTTAGTGACCAATGTTTGGCTGGCTAAGCCTGGTGAGGAAGATCCGACGACTTCCATCATCATTGTTGTTCTGGTGCTGATTTCTGGAGGCATTCGTTTTGTTCAGGAATTGCGGAGCGACCGCGCTGCTAGCAATCTGTCTCGGCTGATTGTCAACACGGCTACGGTTATCCGTGAAGGAGCAGAGCAGGAACTGCCGATTGATGAGCTTGTTGTAGGAGACATCATCAAACTTAGTGCTGGAGACATGATTCCTGCAGATGTACTGCTGCTGGATTCGCGTGATTTCTTTGTTCAGCAGTCCGGCCTGACAGGCGAAAGCGATGCAGTAGAAAAGGTCTGTCTGGCCAAGTCGGATGGGCAAAATCTAGATAGCCTTTTAGAAACAGAGTCGCTGGCTTTTATGGGAACCAACGTTATTTCCGGAAGAGCTACAGCTCTGGTGCTGGTGGTTGGCGATGAGACCATGATGGGAGCCATTGAGCAGACGCTTAACACCTATGATGAGCCGACCTCTTTTGAGCGCGAGATGAATAGCATTTCCTGGCTCTTGATTCGTCTGATGCTCGTCATGGTTCCAGTCGTGTTCTTCATAAACGGTCTGACAGACGGCGACTGGCTGGAAGCAGGTGTCTTTGCCCTCAGCGTTGGGGTCGGCCTGACTCCAGAAATGCTGCCTATGATTATCACAGCGAGCCTGGCTAAAGGTTCTATTATCATGGCTCAGGAAAAGGTCGTGATTAAGAAGCTGAATGCCATCCAAGACCTAGGAGCTATTGATATCCTTTGTACGGATAAGACGGGCACACTGACCCAAGACGAGATTGTGTTAGAATACCCGCTGGATATTCATGGAGATTTGGACTTAGCAGTGCTCCGTCGTGCTTTTCTCAATTCCTACTATCAAACTGGTCTCAAAAATCTTATGGACCGGGCCATTATCAATCGGACGGAGAAAGAAGCAGAAAAGCATGAGATTGTCCGTAATCTAGACCAAACCTTTAAGAAAATTGATGAACTGCCCTTTGATTTCGAGCGTCGTCGTATGAGTGTCATCGTCAAGGATGATGAGGATGTTATCAGCATGGTGACCAAGGGGGCCTTGGAGGAAATGCTGGCTATCTCTAGCCATGTAGAATACAAGAAACGCATTACGGAATTGACTGAGGAGATTCGTCAGGAAATCCTTGCGGAAGTGGCTCAACTCAATGAGCAAGGGCTGCGCGTGCTTGGTGTTAGCTACAAGTCAGACTTAGAAGAAGATTACGACTATGAAGTCAAGGATGAATCTAACATGATTTTGACGGGCTATCTGGCCTTTCTAGATCCACCTAAGTCATCTGCGGCTCCAGCTATTGAAACCTTGGCTGAGTACGGCGTTGCTACTAAGATTTTGACCGGTGATAATGATAAGGTGACCCAGGCAGTTTGTCAAAAGGTTGGGTTAGATGTAGATAATATCTTACTAGGTGTAGAGGTGGATGCCTTATCTGATGAAGAATTGAGTCAGGCAGTGGAGCATACAACGGTTTTTGCCAAGCTATCACCTGACCAAAAAGCTCGGATCATTCTCCAACTCAAGGCCAATGGTCACAAGGTTGGCTACATGGGTGATGGTATCAATGATGCACCTTCTATGAAGGTAGCAGATGTGGGTATTTCTGTTGATACAGCTGTCGATATTGCCAAGGAAACGGCAGATGTCATTCTGCTGGACAAGGATCTCATGGTTCTGGAGAAGGGGTTGGTAGAGGGACGCAAGGTCTATGCCAACATGACCAAGTACATTAAGATGACGGTCAGTTCCAATTTTGGGAATATCTTTTCTCTCCTCTTTGCCAGTATCTTTTTGCCATTTCTTCCTATGGCACCAGTTCATTTGATTGTCCTCAATCTGGTTTATGACTTGTCTTGTATCGCTCTGCCCTTTGATAACGTAGACAGTGAATTTCTCAAGAGACCACGGATTTGGTCTGCTAACTCTATTACCCGCTTTATGGCTTGGATTGGGCCTATCTCATCCATTTTTGATGTTTTGACTTACTTGGCCCTTTACTTTATCATTGTTCCTATGATAACAGGAAGTAGTTATCAAGCTGGTACTGAGCAAGCGGCAACCTTTATCACTCTTTTTCAAACAGGCTGGTTCATTGAGTCTATGTGGACCCAGACCATGGTCATCTACATGCTGCGCTCACCTAAGCTGCCATTTGTGCAGAGCCGTCCTGCTTTATCCGTTATTGTGACGACCATGGCAGCAGCTCTCTTTGTTACTTCCTTGCCATACAGCCTCTTTGCGTCAGTTCTGAAAACTGCCCCGCTGAATGGCACTTATTTCCTTTTCCTCTTCTTGATTATTGCGCTTTATATGGTTAGTGTAACTCTTGTTAAACACCTTTATATCAAGCGCTATAGAGAATGGCTGTAA
- a CDS encoding MalY/PatB family protein, translating into MNNMGRYNFEKAPCRVGHHTYKWKEAEKDKEVLPAWIADMDFEVLPEIQQTVHDYANQLVYGYTYASEELINAVLDWERDEHDYTFDREALVFIEGVVPAISTAIQAFTKEGDAVLINTPVYPPFARSVKLNNRQLITNSLIEQEGLFQIDFEQLERDIADNEVKIYVLCNPHNPGGRVWEWEVLEKIGRLCQKYGVLLVSDEIHQDLTLFGHEHQSFNTVSPDFKDFSLILASATKTFNIAGTKNSYAVIENPSLRHQFKKRQLANNQHEIPGLGFLATEAAYRYGWSWLMELKEVLEKNVNFVVDYFAKEAPRLRVMKPQGTYLIWLDFSDYGLTDDQLFQLLREEAKVVLNRGSDFGQEGKGHARLNVAAPETMVEEVCSRIAEVLPK; encoded by the coding sequence ATGAATAATATGGGAAGATATAATTTTGAAAAAGCACCCTGTCGTGTAGGGCATCATACTTATAAATGGAAAGAAGCGGAGAAGGACAAAGAAGTCCTGCCAGCTTGGATTGCAGACATGGATTTTGAAGTCTTGCCTGAAATCCAGCAAACCGTTCATGACTACGCTAATCAGTTGGTCTATGGCTATACCTATGCCAGTGAAGAGCTAATCAATGCTGTTCTTGATTGGGAGCGGGATGAGCACGACTATACCTTTGATCGGGAAGCCTTGGTATTTATTGAGGGGGTTGTCCCTGCTATTTCGACGGCTATCCAAGCCTTTACCAAGGAAGGTGATGCCGTTCTAATCAACACTCCTGTTTACCCACCTTTTGCCCGCAGTGTCAAGCTCAATAATCGTCAGCTTATTACCAATTCTTTGATAGAGCAGGAAGGTCTCTTTCAGATTGACTTTGAGCAGTTGGAGCGGGACATTGCAGACAATGAAGTCAAGATTTATGTTTTATGTAATCCGCACAATCCTGGAGGCCGAGTTTGGGAATGGGAAGTTTTAGAGAAAATCGGCCGCCTCTGCCAAAAGTACGGCGTCCTCCTGGTCTCAGACGAAATTCACCAAGATTTGACGCTGTTTGGCCATGAACATCAGTCTTTCAATACTGTCTCGCCTGACTTTAAGGACTTTAGTTTGATTTTAGCAAGTGCGACTAAGACCTTTAATATTGCTGGGACTAAAAATTCCTATGCAGTGATTGAGAATCCAAGCTTACGACATCAGTTTAAGAAACGCCAGCTAGCCAATAACCAGCATGAAATTCCTGGTCTTGGATTTTTAGCGACAGAAGCAGCCTACCGTTACGGTTGGTCTTGGTTGATGGAGCTAAAGGAAGTTCTTGAGAAGAATGTGAATTTTGTAGTTGATTATTTTGCCAAGGAAGCACCGCGCCTGCGGGTCATGAAGCCTCAAGGGACTTATCTGATTTGGCTGGACTTTTCAGATTATGGCCTGACAGATGACCAGCTGTTTCAGCTGCTACGAGAAGAGGCAAAGGTCGTCCTGAATAGAGGAAGTGATTTTGGTCAAGAAGGTAAAGGTCATGCCCGCCTAAATGTTGCTGCTCCAGAGACCATGGTTGAAGAAGTCTGCTCCCGTATTGCAGAGGTATTGCCAAAATAA
- a CDS encoding ABC transporter substrate-binding protein, giving the protein MKKKFALSLVAFASAALLAACGEVSNNNSTATGTEIGDTIKFGFNFEESGEVAAYGTAEQHGAQLAVDEINAAGGVDGKKIEVTDKDNKSETAEASTITTSLVTQSKVNAIIGPATSGATASATANAAKAGVPIITPSATQDDLTNKQDYLYRATFIDSYQGKIISKYVTDNLKAKKVVLYYDQSSDYAKGMADAFKKEFKGEIVATETFQSKDTDFQAALTKIKGKEFDALVVPGYYTEAGKIVNQARGLGIDQTIVGPDGFGDAKFVEQATPAAATNVYYVSGFTTSGEMSEKAKKFIEAYKAKYKEEPSMFAALAYDSVYMAAEAAKGAKTSVDIKDNLAKLKDFDGVTGSITIDKDHNPVKTALMIGLKDGQVDTVETVKAE; this is encoded by the coding sequence ATGAAGAAAAAATTTGCACTATCCCTAGTAGCTTTTGCTAGTGCGGCTCTTCTCGCAGCTTGTGGAGAAGTATCCAATAACAACTCAACAGCAACTGGTACAGAAATTGGCGATACGATTAAATTTGGTTTTAACTTTGAAGAATCAGGTGAAGTAGCAGCCTACGGTACAGCTGAACAACATGGTGCTCAGTTGGCCGTTGATGAAATCAACGCTGCTGGCGGCGTAGATGGCAAGAAGATTGAAGTTACTGATAAGGATAACAAATCAGAAACAGCTGAAGCATCTACCATCACTACTAGCTTGGTTACCCAAAGCAAGGTAAATGCAATCATTGGCCCTGCGACTTCTGGAGCGACAGCTTCAGCTACTGCAAATGCTGCTAAAGCAGGTGTGCCAATCATTACACCAAGTGCGACACAGGATGATCTGACCAACAAGCAAGATTATCTATACCGTGCAACTTTCATTGATAGCTACCAAGGTAAAATCATTTCTAAGTATGTTACTGATAACTTGAAAGCTAAGAAAGTCGTTCTTTACTACGATCAATCCAGCGACTACGCTAAAGGAATGGCAGATGCCTTCAAGAAGGAATTCAAGGGTGAGATTGTAGCAACAGAAACCTTCCAATCTAAGGATACAGACTTCCAAGCTGCTTTGACAAAGATTAAGGGTAAAGAATTTGACGCTCTGGTTGTTCCAGGTTACTATACTGAAGCTGGTAAAATTGTCAATCAAGCGCGTGGTTTGGGTATTGACCAAACAATCGTTGGTCCTGATGGCTTTGGTGATGCTAAGTTCGTTGAGCAAGCAACTCCAGCTGCAGCTACAAATGTTTACTATGTATCTGGCTTTACAACTTCTGGTGAAATGTCAGAAAAAGCTAAGAAGTTTATTGAAGCATACAAAGCTAAGTACAAAGAAGAGCCATCTATGTTTGCAGCTCTGGCATATGACTCTGTTTATATGGCAGCAGAAGCAGCCAAAGGTGCTAAAACTTCTGTAGATATCAAAGACAACTTGGCTAAGCTTAAAGATTTTGATGGAGTGACTGGTTCAATCACTATTGATAAAGACCATAATCCAGTGAAAACAGCCTTGATGATTGGCTTGAAAGACGGTCAAGTAGATACTGTAGAAACAGTTAAAGCGGAATAA
- a CDS encoding cystathionine gamma-synthase, which produces MFSKDVTIEGEILAKDWKVNMSKDVKLNTLLAQAGVKTDETTGALTTPLHFSTTYQHPEFGQSTGYDYTRTKNPTRVSLEETLAAIESANYALATSSGMSAIVLAFSAFPVGSKVLAVRDLYGGSFRWFAQAEAEGRFAFSYANTEEELLNSLTEDIDIVYIETPTNPLMVEFDIAHISQAAHERGAAVIVDNTFYSPIYQRPLEDGADIVLHSATKYLGGHNDVLAGAIMTNDAAIYDKLFYNLNTTGPVLSPFDSYLLLRGLKTLALRMERSTQNAQEVVAFLKKSPAVKEVLYPGKGGMISFKVVDEGKIPHLLNSLKVFTFAESLGGVESLITYPTTQTHADIPVEVRHSYGLTDDLLRLSIGIEDSRDLVDDLRAALENE; this is translated from the coding sequence ATGTTTTCAAAAGATGTTACAATAGAGGGTGAAATATTAGCGAAGGATTGGAAGGTTAATATGAGTAAGGACGTAAAATTAAATACACTACTGGCTCAGGCTGGGGTTAAAACAGATGAAACAACTGGTGCTTTAACAACACCCCTGCATTTTTCAACGACCTACCAGCACCCTGAGTTTGGCCAGTCAACAGGTTATGACTATACTCGAACCAAGAATCCAACAAGGGTTAGCTTGGAAGAGACTCTGGCTGCTATCGAAAGTGCAAATTATGCTCTAGCGACTAGCTCTGGTATGTCAGCTATTGTGCTGGCCTTTAGTGCCTTTCCAGTTGGCAGTAAGGTTTTGGCTGTTCGGGATCTCTATGGCGGATCTTTCCGTTGGTTTGCCCAAGCTGAAGCAGAAGGGCGTTTTGCCTTTAGCTATGCCAATACAGAAGAAGAACTTCTGAATAGTCTAACAGAGGATATAGATATTGTCTATATCGAGACACCGACCAATCCTCTTATGGTAGAGTTTGACATTGCCCACATTTCCCAAGCAGCTCATGAGCGAGGAGCAGCTGTCATTGTGGACAATACCTTCTACAGTCCTATTTACCAAAGACCGCTGGAGGATGGAGCTGATATAGTTCTGCACTCTGCGACCAAGTATCTGGGTGGGCACAATGATGTCTTGGCTGGAGCTATCATGACCAATGACGCTGCTATTTATGACAAGCTATTCTATAACCTCAATACAACTGGGCCTGTCCTGTCTCCTTTTGACAGCTATCTGCTTTTGCGTGGTCTCAAGACACTTGCTCTCCGCATGGAACGTTCTACTCAGAATGCGCAAGAAGTAGTCGCTTTTCTGAAGAAATCCCCTGCGGTCAAAGAGGTTCTCTATCCAGGTAAGGGTGGTATGATTTCCTTTAAAGTTGTGGACGAAGGGAAGATTCCTCATCTCTTAAATAGCCTGAAAGTCTTTACCTTTGCGGAAAGTTTAGGAGGAGTGGAGAGCTTGATTACCTATCCGACGACCCAGACTCACGCAGACATTCCGGTGGAAGTGCGTCATTCTTATGGTTTGACTGATGATTTGCTGCGCCTGTCGATTGGAATTGAGGATAGTCGAGATTTGGTAGACGATTTACGTGCAGCCTTGGAGAATGAATAA